DNA sequence from the Phormidium ambiguum IAM M-71 genome:
AAACCCTTGGTAAGGCTAGTCTCGCAAACACAAGCTAGCGGGTTTTGACTCTAGCGAAGTCCGGGGGGTTATTCTTTTCCGTCCGACTTTGGGGTAAGTTGCTTTTTTAGGCTCGGTTTCACCTTGGGAACTCCCCTAGCGCCAGTGTGCTTATAGTTATGAATGATGCTATTAATTTTATCCACACAACCATAAGCTGGATGGTTAGGGTTAGCAACTGACTCGCTATCAATTCTGAGAATTCGTTTATGGGGAAATCGCTTTTGCAGTTGCGTTTCCAAGTTAATACAAGACCATTTTCCCTTAACTTTTTGGGAATCTTCCACCACCATGATCCGGGTGCGTTGATAGTCTTGGCTCACATTTTGAGATAAAATTCTCTCCATCTGAGCAAACAGCGGTGCAGGGTTGCTAGTAGCGAAGAAAGTCACATCCCGTCCTGTTGTTGGTTTCCAATCATTGACCGCTATCCAAGGCTCAATGGGGATGCCTGCCAAGGATATCAGATAGTCGATCGACAAATCCGATAAGTCAGCATCTTGGGCAACGACTAAGCCACCACTGGTCAAAACGTTGTGGATTAGTTGTTGGAAAGTCTCCAAGATAGCCACCCGGTTCTCGTAGCAGGTGCTAGAGTTTAGGGCGTGCCAAATCACTTGTTCGCACTCATCGATAATGACGATCGCACCTTCCCAATCTTCCGGGTGAAAATTCGCATGCGACAAAGGATGCAGACTATCAATGCAAAGACCGTATCCGAATAGTTTACCAGCAGTCGAATCTCTAGTTTCGTCGATGTAGTTAACTCCCAGAGTCGCACAGATCGCCCTACCCAGTTGAATCCGGTGAGTAATAATCAACACGCGACGATTACCCGTATGGAGAGCATCAGAAACGAGATTGATTAAACCTTGAGTTTTTCCCGTCCCTTTAGGCGATTGGATGCCCACCAACCCCGACTGTGGATATGGTACTTCTTCCAGGTAGCGCTGGCAGAGCCTTAAAGCCACCGGATAGGTCAATTGCCACGATTGCCTAGTTTGCCAAAACGAAAAGGCTTGTGCGCCCTCGTAGAGGTCACAGAACGCATCCTCGCCTTGGACTACCACAAAATCATCAACGCCTTTCTCTGGCCCCGGCAAGCAGATGACTTTCACCCCACATTCAGCAGCCTGGAAGCATTGACCTAGTTTGTCAATTTCCCGGTTGACATTCCGAATAGTTTGGCGTTTGATGTCATGGTCGAAGCCGATGTAGATTTCTCGACCAGAGGTAGCGAAGTGTTGCAGTTCCGGGACGAGATAGGGAGAGCATTTTTCCCCGAACTGGGTTTTAGTGCGAACGCCCCCAGTGACCCCGGGGAGGGCAATAGCGGCGTAGCCCAAAGTGAGCAGGCAACCTGCTTTTTTAGCGCCTTCAACGATGACTATGGGCAGGTTCTTCGCCCATACCCATTGCCAGAAGCCCTGTTGCCTGTCTTCAGAGGTGATCGGGACATGGTAGCGTTCTGAGACTTGTTCCCAAATGCGGTCAGGGACTTGCAGGAAAAAGACTCTGGTGGGAGTTTGGGGCGGGTGTTCGTACTTGATGATTTTCCCTTCAGCGCCACAGCGGGGAGTGTTGGGTTTGAAGCAGCCCCACTGCATCGGTTGCCAGTTGTCTAAGGGGTCAAGTCCCGCACACCACCAACCGCCAGCTGCGATGTGACTGTATTTTTTCCTAGCCCAGCGCCATTGGGCATCGGAGTGGACTCTGCCAGAGGCAGCTTCGATTTCGTACAGGAGGTAGGCGTAAGGGGTGTCGCCTGTGACGACACGGACGTTGAGGGCGAAGATGAGGGGGTCTACGCCGCTACTTTGCCATTCATCGAAGGGTGCCGGAGAATTAAACATCGCGCACCCCAATACTTGCTCTGTCGATCAAAATCTTCATCGGGCTATTCCTTGCTTGGGAATAACCGTTCTTTTTCTCATGTTCTGAAAATTCCTGCTTGCACGCCGATCAAAGATAATTAAGTTAATCCAGGCGTAATAAAACGCTAAAACGCTTGCTGTTAAATAGTTTCAAAATTAACTTGTCACCAGATCCGGGTGTTTTTGTCACCAGATCCGGGTGTTTTTGTCACCAGATCCGGGTGTGTCCGTAATAATTTTCTAAGCCATGCCCCGTATGGGTTTGAGGCTTGTTTTGGGCTAAATTTTTCCTTATTACGCAAAAGCCCAGCTTTTATTACGGGCTAGGCTGCGGTTTGAAATGGGTGATAATGCTTTAGATAGACAGTTCGGGTAGCACTTTAGGCAAAATTTTCCTGAGTTTAGCCGCAGTTTGGGGACTGATTGGCTTGCCTTTCTGAAGTTGGCAGACTAGCGGCTGGGATATGCCCAGCTTTTCAGCAATGAAACTTTGCTTCGTCCAACCCTTTGCTTCACAAGCCTTCTGTATTGGTTCCCACTCTAACTGCGCAGAAGATGCTGATTTCCGTTTTCGGGGCAAAGATTCTGACTTTTTAGCAGCTATCAGGGCGGGAATTTTACCGGGAGGCTTGATAGTAATCCCAGCTTCTAGCAGTAATTCAATAATTCTTTTTTTGCAATCTTTAGGTTTACCTATTGTACTTCCAGGTCGTAACCATTCTGGATAAGTTTCAGAGTCATATAGAATCTGCCAATCTAACTCAATCAATCGTATTAAAGCTTTATCCCAACGTTGTTTCAGCTTACCAGCATAGCGATGATCTTTACGGGCTAATTCAATCTCATTTTTTGGCATCACCATCTCTAACACGGTCTTAATCGTGTATTTTCCATTGGTATGAATGGCGCTTTCTGTTGTTATATTGATGGCAATTAAGAACGCCAGCTCATCATGATACGGATTCATTTTGAGCGTCGATTCGGAAATCCAACCAAACTCATATAACGCAACTGGAGGAGTGGAATTCTTACCTTGCTTATTAAAGAAAAATTCCGCCCACCTCCCTGTCCGAATGAACGCTACTATTTCTGTTGGTTCTTCAATTTCATCTGTGAAAATATTGCGTTGTCCATAGCGTTCTATAGCAATATCCCAAATCAGGGAATTCATATCGCATCCCAGTTTTCCCACATTCCACTTAATAGTTGCATCCAATTTTCTTAGCAGCTTCAAACATTGCTCTATTTTGAGTAATTTCTGGGAAGTAGTCATATCTTTTCGCTCACCCCAACCCATTAAATTTATTAAATTAGTGCCGCCATTTTTCCCAGTTCCAGCTAACTTAATTTCAGTTCTCCAAGGTTCAGGTTGCCGAAAAACATATGCAGACAGTAAACAGTGCAGTTTAGCGGTATCTTTACCCAAACTGCCAAATTCCTCAATAATTCCCCAGGCTGCCTTGCCTGTAAAGTAAAAATATTCTTTAGTAACTGGGTCTTTATCTTTTAAAGCTAACTTGACAAAACCCGTGCTGTAACGATCCCAAAAAAACACATTTTTATGGATATCTTCCTGCCAATTCCAGATTCTGAGTAATGATTTACAAGCCGTTCTAGGAGGGGCTGAAGTGAGCAATTGAGTGATAGTGTTGCTAATAAATAGCTGAGGTTCTGTTGCTGGAACTGTTTTTGAAGCTAACCCCAGCATTGCGGTTAACTCATCTATTGTCCGATTGGATAAATCTAGTGGTTCTAGAAAACTCAAAGCTGAATCAACAGCCACCTTTTTCCATAAACTTTCCTCGGTTCTACCTGTCTGAAGCCAGGGGGTAATATGATTCAATATCTCCTCTGCTGTTGAAGAGTAGAAATCATTATCAACTATCTGCTGTCTGAGAAACTTTTCGAGTTCATCAACACACTTAGGACTAAAACCTTCTAATGTTTCATCCCTTTTAGTAATTTCGGCATGAATTCCCATTGCTACATTCAAGGCCAAGGTTTCTAAAAAATTCCCCTGTCTTAGCTTTTGGGCATATTCTTGAATGCGGTTATAGTCTATTGAGTTATATGTTGCCGATAATATCAATACTGCCTTACCAGCTCTCTCTGGCTGCTCTGAGGTTCCTAGTTGTGTATTGATATTAATTTTATTATTTGTTCCTGGCATTAGTTAGGCTTTCCCTGAAATTGCTAAATAGTAAAGTGAGCTAAGGAAAGAATTAGTGAATTAATGCGGACTTCCTAAGCTGTTGTTTCTTCAGAAAATTCAATAGCTGCTTCAGTTTCAACAGTTACGTTGTAGTGGGAAACGTCTGAAACCGAAACATCGATCCAATCTACAATTGTTGACACGGTATCGTTGCAGGAGTTAGCTGCACTGTGGGGAATAGGAATAGTTTCAGCAGGAGTGGAACTGCTTGTCTTAAGTGCTGCTTCTAAAACTTTGGCTACCCAGTCCACCAAAATCAATCCTTCTCCTCTAGCAGCATCTTGTATCAGGGATTGCAAGTGTGCGGGAAGCTGTAAAGTTAAGGTGAAAGTTTCTGTTGATAATGGCGTTCTTTTGGCTTGCTCAGGGCTTGCCTGTCGATTAGTCCAGAATTCGCATTCTGCTCCCCTTTCGTTGCCGTCCTTTTCAATAAAGTTCAATTTTCCTAACTGGTAGCAGTAAAAACTATGGGGGTCATCTAGGGACTTACGGCTGCAATGGTAGCAGTTCCAACAGCTTCGTGAATCAGTTCCCGCTTGACTTTGTGGCTTTTTGGAGATGTTCTTGTTCTTAGAGTTAGAACCTGAACCTTTTTGCTGATATTCTTTGGCAATTTGGGCAACATGAGTGGATGTAACTCTACCTTTAGGAGCAGTAGAGACGGCTTTAGCCCAAGCTTCCTGTTGCTTTTCGGGAGGGAGCGTCACCAAAGGACGAGTTTGACGCTCGTTGGCGGGAAGAATCTGTGCGCCATGGCGCACATTTTCATAAACTCTGGCTGCCTCAATTAATTGGTAAGCAGAACGACGAGACATTTCCCAATGATTAATACAGTAATCATCAAAGGTTCCGTACTCTTGTCGATATAAACGCCGCTCTCGAATTTGTCCTAAAGCTTGTCCTATCTCCCAAAATGCTTTCAGACCCTGTTCAACTTTAGCTTCCAAGCTACTCAGTTCTATTAACTCAGCTTCTGAAAGTTTGTTTCCTGTAAATGAATTTTTAGCATTAACTTCTTTTAGCTGGGAGTCCTGTACTGACCCAACAGGCGTAGTAGAATTAGCTAATGACTGTTTAGACGCATCAAGATGATCAACGGTGTCTGATATTAGCATTGATTCATATATCGAAATATCGAACATTTTGCATCATGCCATAACTAATATTGCAATGTGCAAGCTTAATGACAAGGATGCTTAAAGTTTCTTAACTAATTTGCTCTTATAGCCAGCTTTACTGCTTTATCGAACAAGTAAATGATGTGATGAAAGCGGAGAAGGAATCTTTACTGATACGTCGGATGGTCAGTTGCCACACCCTTGTAAATTTAGAAATTTTCCTTTTAAATTAGATAGGTAAGTAACCTCTATAATCTCTGACAATTCTTATCCTAGATATTACTCATCATGGAGGGTAGGCAGAGGATAATAGTAGTGATACAAAGACTAAAATAGTGTGTAGTTATACTGCAAAGGTTAGACTTGTGACTGTTAGCTCTGTGTCTTCTCCTCTCCAAGAACGTCAAAAGCGGCTGACTCAACTAATTGAGCAACTGCTAGAAGAGGGCTGGACTCAAAGTAGTTTAGCCAATGCCGTTGGTGTAGATTTTTCAACAGTACATCGGTGGTTAAGAGGCAAAACTATTCCTGATGTTGATTCTAAAAACTTTCGGCAATTGGCAAAGTTAAGTGGTGGCAATACAGCAACACTACAACTTTATTTAGATGGCGAAATTTCTTTATCAGAATACCGTAACGGTTTTGAGAAGAAAACAATAACAGAAGTACGGGATATCACTAAGAAATCAGCATCTGATGATATTAAAAGGGAGATATTAGCGAAAATTAAGGCACTAGAGCCAGCTGATATTGTGGATGTAATTTCCTCATCAGCAGCATTTTTAGCTAATCAAGTGTGAAGCAAGATAACAGTTAAAAAGTTATAGCAATTACTTAATTTTAGCAAAAATAATTTAATTTTTAATTTCCATGTTTTGACCTGTCCAATCTGGTTTAAGTTTTTCCGTCATTATTACGAATAGCAAAGTTTAATAGCGGCGGGAAAGCGATCGCCATTCCTACCGATGTCACCAAACCGGAGGCTTGTCAAAATTTTATAGAAAAATCAATGAAAACTTTTGGCGCTATCGATGGATTGGTGAATAATACCGGGATTTCCATGTTTGCCAAGGTTGAAGAAGTGACAGATGTTTCTATATTCGATCGCTATGATGCTTTTTCACAATTCATTTAGATTGACTTAGACTGACTGTAATGTACCTCAAAAGGAATTGTTACTCCAAAAACTTGTTCAATCTCATTACGAATGGCTTCGGCGTTACCCCACACAATATCGCTAGTAGTATGACTACGAGAAGACACTTCATTTTCAATAAGTTGGCAGTAATCATTACCATTGCGGTCAACAAAAAAGCCATAAGTGCGACAAGCAATAGGACGTGCATCGTAAATCAGACAAGCACCCTCATTTTCATCAAGATAGGGACAAACAACCTGTGAGCTTACGGTATTTTCTGCTATTTGCACCAAAAGATGATTGATTTTCTGTTCGACTTCGATGCGGATGGGTTTCGGTAATGCAACAACTGCTTCATCAATACGCGCCCATTCCTGTAAACTCAGTTCGGGAGGCTGTGCCAGCTGACGACAACATTGTGAGCAGCCCCGGCGACACGGCCACCAGTCACGCGAAGTACGAATGTCTTGCACACGGGCTTCCACACGCTCTTCGAGATAGAGTAATTTTTGTTGTGCTTCCTTCATTAAACCTGTATTTTTCTACCAAATAAGCCTCAAACCTGCATTATTATCACCCAAATTAGCTGTCGAATAACAGGCTACTAACCATTACTGGGACAAATCTGTTTCCTTCCCCAGTGTACGTAGTTCAGCTATTACTAAGAAATAATGGCTAGCGCCATTTTAAAATACGATTCCAATTGATAAACCAAGCTTAATGAGAAACCAAGAAGATTCATTTGTAGAAAATGTTGAAAAAATAGAAAATCAAAACTTCAGCATTAGCTTTGAAAAAATTGTTCTGATTATAGGAGTACAAATCTTAGCTCAATTAGAAGATGAATTAGAACGGCGTGTTATTTTAAGTTCAGGTATTAAAGGAGAACCACCTCTTCTATCTAGCTGTACACTAACTGAATTGCTTACTGGTATTCCTATCCAAGAAACTTTGCAGAGGCTAGAACAAAAATTACCGGAAATCATTGAAACAGCAAGAAATAGGAAAAAAATCAAGCAAGAAGTACAAAGTATTTCAAACCATATCACTACTCCACAATCAATGTCAGAAAATTCGGTCGAAAGAAGTACTCAAATCAGCTTTTTCTAATATGCAATACATACTGAAACTAGAAGGTCAAGAGCTACCATTAACAGCTGAAATAGCAGCAACAGACGAAACAATCATTGCGGCGCTCGCACCGTTTTTCCCAGAAGCTGCTAGCGCAGAAATCAAACGAGAGCAGAACGGCGAAACCACCATCATTCGTCTAGTCAAAAAAGCAGGCACTAAAGGGAATTACCTAGAAAACATCATCAATGTTACCAATGAATTGAACCCATCTATTGCACTTTCATGGCAACTAAAACAAATGGAAATTCGTGGGGAACTAACCTTAGAGAGATTGCTAAAAATTCAGCCATTACTGGAAAATGCAATAAGCGAAGGTGAAGCCTGGGAAGCTGAGATAAGCCGAGTAATTTCTCGCTTAAAAACTTGTCAACCAATTGCTTCAAATCAATCCATCAAAGGATATTAATTGAAAACCAGCGATATGTGGAATTGCTCAATTTTTGAATCCAATGATGGGGAATCTTAAACGATATCAACTGCCACTAAAAGTAGGAGATTGCCTTGATTATTTACGTTCGCTCCAACTGCAAACAATTCTACTAGAACTTTACGGAGAACTTTTTCCCATTCAATGGAGCAATTCTACTATCCCATTGTTCCAACAATCTCATCCCACAGTATACACAGACCGAGAAATCGAATTTTTGCAGCTGCTTAACACTTGGTTTCCCATTGAATATTACGAAGAATTGGAAACAATTGAGGAAAGATATACAGAAATTTATCTCTATCCGCAAAACATTAGTTGGTGGAATCAAACATTTGAGGAACTCAGTCAACTAGAACAATTTATCATCAGTTTATTAGATTGGGGATACGAGCGGGAAAAATGGGAATCGGTTTTTGGTTTTAGCCCTAATTATACTGCTAAACCAGAACAAATTAACTGGGAAAAATTAGAACAATTGTGCCAAACAGAAAAACCGCCATTACAATACTTTAGCAATGTAATTAGCATCATCGACCATAGTTCAGACTGCATTTGGCTAGACT
Encoded proteins:
- a CDS encoding plasmid replication protein, CyRepA1 family — translated: MIKYEHPPQTPTRVFFLQVPDRIWEQVSERYHVPITSEDRQQGFWQWVWAKNLPIVIVEGAKKAGCLLTLGYAAIALPGVTGGVRTKTQFGEKCSPYLVPELQHFATSGREIYIGFDHDIKRQTIRNVNREIDKLGQCFQAAECGVKVICLPGPEKGVDDFVVVQGEDAFCDLYEGAQAFSFWQTRQSWQLTYPVALRLCQRYLEEVPYPQSGLVGIQSPKGTGKTQGLINLVSDALHTGNRRVLIITHRIQLGRAICATLGVNYIDETRDSTAGKLFGYGLCIDSLHPLSHANFHPEDWEGAIVIIDECEQVIWHALNSSTCYENRVAILETFQQLIHNVLTSGGLVVAQDADLSDLSIDYLISLAGIPIEPWIAVNDWKPTTGRDVTFFATSNPAPLFAQMERILSQNVSQDYQRTRIMVVEDSQKVKGKWSCINLETQLQKRFPHKRILRIDSESVANPNHPAYGCVDKINSIIHNYKHTGARGVPKVKPSLKKQLTPKSDGKE
- a CDS encoding helix-turn-helix domain-containing protein: MPGTNNKININTQLGTSEQPERAGKAVLILSATYNSIDYNRIQEYAQKLRQGNFLETLALNVAMGIHAEITKRDETLEGFSPKCVDELEKFLRQQIVDNDFYSSTAEEILNHITPWLQTGRTEESLWKKVAVDSALSFLEPLDLSNRTIDELTAMLGLASKTVPATEPQLFISNTITQLLTSAPPRTACKSLLRIWNWQEDIHKNVFFWDRYSTGFVKLALKDKDPVTKEYFYFTGKAAWGIIEEFGSLGKDTAKLHCLLSAYVFRQPEPWRTEIKLAGTGKNGGTNLINLMGWGERKDMTTSQKLLKIEQCLKLLRKLDATIKWNVGKLGCDMNSLIWDIAIERYGQRNIFTDEIEEPTEIVAFIRTGRWAEFFFNKQGKNSTPPVALYEFGWISESTLKMNPYHDELAFLIAINITTESAIHTNGKYTIKTVLEMVMPKNEIELARKDHRYAGKLKQRWDKALIRLIELDWQILYDSETYPEWLRPGSTIGKPKDCKKRIIELLLEAGITIKPPGKIPALIAAKKSESLPRKRKSASSAQLEWEPIQKACEAKGWTKQSFIAEKLGISQPLVCQLQKGKPISPQTAAKLRKILPKVLPELSI
- a CDS encoding YkgJ family cysteine cluster protein; amino-acid sequence: MKEAQQKLLYLEERVEARVQDIRTSRDWWPCRRGCSQCCRQLAQPPELSLQEWARIDEAVVALPKPIRIEVEQKINHLLVQIAENTVSSQVVCPYLDENEGACLIYDARPIACRTYGFFVDRNGNDYCQLIENEVSSRSHTTSDIVWGNAEAIRNEIEQVFGVTIPFEVHYSQSKSI
- a CDS encoding helix-turn-helix domain-containing protein; translation: MTVSSVSSPLQERQKRLTQLIEQLLEEGWTQSSLANAVGVDFSTVHRWLRGKTIPDVDSKNFRQLAKLSGGNTATLQLYLDGEISLSEYRNGFEKKTITEVRDITKKSASDDIKREILAKIKALEPADIVDVISSSAAFLANQV
- a CDS encoding SDR family NAD(P)-dependent oxidoreductase; this encodes MAKFNSGGKAIAIPTDVTKPEACQNFIEKSMKTFGAIDGLVNNTGISMFAKVEEVTDVSIFDRYDAFSQFI